The following proteins are co-located in the Chryseobacterium daecheongense genome:
- a CDS encoding erythromycin esterase family protein: MLSRLKVVYILLFIWINNSTIKSQEYKHTSINMETGKNLKQVINAFDIKSIIGLGEGTHGTKEFNDVRIALIKELVNKGYKTIIFENAFGDTYFLNQELNSEVPLSTVMQNNLLSIWQTDEVKNFLTWIRLYNQKHSDKITLYGADFNYVSNAIKILQQQLGSNNEDINKDLLRLKEIGNIQDSIWNKQNDKNFKIDMNTLIENGNEGYELTQKIDAFTKQNTMKSSKSSLELALANCTYAFSTFYAAKKKTEEKSRDELMANMISKIQEEKKKVIIWAHSAHISFQFPYNVTDLAMGGYLKQHYGDKYYALGTLTAKGTYSATLDRIDTKNNSFKSYTLNPIVEKSWEYYFSQNKDTMFFIDLHQNSNLKKLLKMKFIGYGPEREDSYTKDINISDFFDGIIFIKNTSAAVHTL, encoded by the coding sequence ATGCTAAGTAGACTCAAAGTGGTTTATATCCTCCTATTTATATGGATTAATAATTCCACTATAAAATCACAGGAATACAAACATACTTCTATAAATATGGAAACAGGGAAAAACCTGAAACAAGTAATAAATGCCTTTGATATAAAAAGTATTATTGGCTTAGGGGAAGGAACACATGGCACTAAAGAATTTAATGATGTTAGAATAGCATTAATAAAGGAACTTGTCAATAAAGGTTATAAAACAATAATTTTTGAAAATGCATTCGGTGATACTTATTTCCTTAATCAGGAATTAAATTCTGAAGTCCCTTTGTCTACTGTGATGCAGAATAATCTTTTATCCATATGGCAAACAGACGAAGTTAAAAATTTCCTTACATGGATTAGACTTTACAATCAAAAACATTCAGATAAAATTACTTTGTATGGAGCTGATTTTAATTATGTATCTAATGCAATTAAAATTCTGCAGCAACAACTTGGATCAAATAATGAAGATATAAATAAGGATCTTTTAAGGCTAAAAGAAATTGGAAATATCCAGGATTCTATCTGGAATAAACAAAATGACAAAAATTTTAAGATTGATATGAATACTCTCATAGAAAATGGGAATGAAGGATATGAACTTACACAAAAAATTGATGCATTTACAAAGCAAAATACAATGAAATCCTCTAAGTCTTCATTAGAATTAGCCCTTGCCAATTGTACCTACGCTTTTTCAACTTTTTATGCAGCAAAGAAGAAGACAGAGGAAAAATCAAGAGATGAATTAATGGCAAATATGATTTCAAAAATTCAGGAAGAAAAAAAGAAAGTCATCATATGGGCACATTCTGCGCACATTTCTTTTCAATTTCCTTATAATGTTACAGATCTAGCTATGGGAGGATACCTAAAGCAACATTACGGTGATAAATATTATGCATTGGGAACTTTAACCGCTAAGGGAACTTATAGTGCAACACTTGATAGAATTGACACAAAAAACAATAGTTTTAAATCCTATACCCTTAACCCTATCGTAGAGAAATCATGGGAATATTATTTCTCCCAAAACAAAGACACTATGTTCTTCATCGATTTACATCAAAACTCTAATCTGAAGAAACTGCTGAAAATGAAGTTTATTGGTTATGGTCCTGAAAGGGAAGACTCCTATACTAAAGACATTAATATTAGTGACTTCTTTGATGGCATTATTTTTATCAAAAATACATCCGCAGCTGTACATACCCTTTAA
- a CDS encoding lantibiotic dehydratase, whose protein sequence is MTYTHFNKAIIRTPALPLSFFKKIFEPTTDIWEVIRQNDQIRIAIHYASPELSEQINLYLNNKITDSKKKEKLEKSVLKYLSRMSTRSTPFGTFSGISVVEESHQNTQLCIPNAKSDYNHVKVKFDMEFLYQLSDYVEKQEYVFPYLKYKPNNSLYKLGNKYRYVEVSLEQGGKSYDLSSVEYSEIIEELLKFSREGRYIHEMIDFDLIKDYSYEERSSFIKELIDAQIFMSELKPSTTGESHENIIISTLMRIDSECHGKNTEIQKLKKKIEDILDKVATLDNQNFENHTQELEELYQSIRSIGNLYFTKSKLLQADLIKEPNNSSFDSENIKIIYEAMDALTRLSLKGRENSELKAFKKSFAKRYENQWVSVADAVDMEYGIGYGDKSGTHKNYLVDDFQYTARNRSPLTKITWDNSLHDFWKDKILAGLSNHSSDIEITESELKKFPKDEKSLSATFCVSTSLVSNEENNKKIFLKYAGGPTANFLIGRFSTIDDQIKDLYHDIVDAEEKIHHDKIVAELNHLPQDRLGNVMHRANSRKYEIPYLVNSSVDQEYQIPISDLEIKLVNDEFILRSKQKKKEVLPYLSCALNYKAKGLPIFTFLAELQELQGTGSYALDLGFLPDFFERIPRINYKNIILRKASWKIPKSIIEALENTSSDHELLEAWEKYTKEKGIPAFFSISMFDNEMMINSHHATSLKIFIEEAKKHSVINIQESILEEYNAIKDIDGNEYHNEMLYFFKKQIPAKKSSNDIYCSEKELSAQRNYIIGSDWTYYNIYMGSNQSDKVLTDLKEELDVLVENKSIDKWFFIRYNDPDYHLRLRIFSNKQSSIPHLALNKVFNALYQDKRIIDISQNTYKRELERYGAKTIEPVESIFFHDSMMLTELLTVITHNYQNPEEIKWKAGIYIVHKYIEAFNISLEDACQYASNVCDYFTNEFSFSRETIVQLDKDYNQKRIYYKNLIDEKKVEDIEEGEILFQIIDHYFSLIREEIILHQLSHDKLVESIIHMSVNRLFTNKQRLYEFSLYHILKRYYNQKINQNKVKKPVEILAK, encoded by the coding sequence ATGACTTATACACATTTTAATAAAGCCATCATCAGGACTCCGGCATTGCCATTATCATTTTTTAAAAAAATTTTTGAGCCTACTACGGATATCTGGGAAGTCATAAGACAAAATGATCAAATTAGAATAGCAATCCATTATGCTTCGCCAGAGTTATCAGAACAAATAAATCTTTATCTGAACAATAAAATTACGGATTCTAAAAAGAAAGAAAAACTCGAAAAGTCAGTATTGAAATATTTATCAAGAATGTCTACCAGATCTACCCCTTTTGGTACCTTTTCGGGAATTTCTGTAGTTGAAGAATCTCATCAAAATACCCAACTTTGCATTCCCAATGCAAAATCAGATTATAATCATGTCAAAGTTAAATTTGATATGGAATTCTTATATCAATTATCTGACTATGTTGAAAAGCAGGAATATGTTTTTCCATATTTAAAATATAAGCCCAATAACTCATTATACAAACTTGGTAATAAATACAGATATGTAGAGGTTAGCTTAGAACAGGGAGGGAAAAGTTATGATTTATCATCTGTAGAGTATTCTGAAATTATCGAGGAGCTTTTAAAGTTTTCCAGAGAAGGACGCTACATTCATGAGATGATAGATTTTGATTTAATTAAAGACTATTCCTATGAAGAAAGATCATCCTTTATAAAAGAATTAATTGACGCTCAAATCTTCATGTCTGAATTAAAACCTTCTACGACTGGGGAAAGTCATGAAAATATTATTATTTCCACGTTAATGAGAATTGATAGTGAATGTCATGGAAAAAATACTGAAATTCAGAAGCTAAAGAAAAAAATAGAAGATATTTTGGATAAGGTAGCTACCTTAGATAATCAAAATTTTGAAAATCACACCCAAGAACTGGAAGAGCTATACCAATCTATAAGAAGTATTGGGAATTTATATTTTACAAAAAGTAAATTATTACAAGCTGATTTAATAAAAGAGCCTAATAACTCATCTTTTGATTCTGAAAACATTAAGATTATATACGAGGCAATGGACGCTTTAACCAGACTCAGTTTAAAAGGTAGAGAAAATTCTGAACTAAAAGCCTTTAAAAAGAGTTTTGCTAAGAGATATGAAAACCAATGGGTCTCTGTAGCAGATGCCGTTGATATGGAATACGGTATCGGATATGGAGACAAAAGTGGTACCCATAAAAATTATTTGGTTGATGATTTTCAATACACAGCTAGAAATAGATCACCTCTAACAAAAATTACATGGGACAATAGTTTACACGATTTTTGGAAAGACAAAATACTAGCTGGCTTATCAAATCATTCCAGCGATATTGAGATCACAGAATCTGAACTTAAAAAATTCCCTAAAGACGAAAAATCACTTAGTGCGACGTTTTGTGTATCAACATCTCTTGTTAGCAATGAAGAAAATAATAAAAAAATATTCTTAAAATATGCTGGGGGACCTACAGCCAACTTCCTAATTGGAAGATTTTCAACAATAGATGATCAAATCAAAGATCTTTATCATGACATTGTGGACGCCGAGGAAAAAATTCATCATGATAAAATTGTTGCTGAGCTCAACCACCTTCCTCAGGATCGGTTAGGAAATGTTATGCACAGGGCAAATTCAAGAAAATATGAAATACCTTATTTAGTAAATTCAAGTGTAGATCAAGAATATCAGATCCCAATTTCAGATTTGGAAATAAAACTTGTTAATGATGAATTTATATTAAGGTCAAAACAAAAGAAAAAAGAAGTCTTACCTTATTTAAGTTGTGCTTTAAATTACAAAGCAAAAGGATTACCAATTTTCACATTTTTAGCCGAACTTCAGGAACTTCAGGGGACTGGAAGCTATGCATTGGATTTAGGTTTTTTACCCGACTTCTTCGAAAGAATCCCAAGAATAAATTATAAAAACATCATTTTAAGAAAGGCATCCTGGAAAATACCAAAATCAATTATTGAGGCCCTGGAAAATACTTCTTCAGATCACGAATTGTTGGAAGCATGGGAAAAGTATACAAAAGAAAAAGGAATTCCAGCCTTCTTTAGTATCAGTATGTTTGATAATGAAATGATGATTAATTCACATCATGCTACATCTTTGAAAATATTTATTGAAGAAGCTAAAAAACATTCCGTAATTAATATACAAGAGTCTATATTGGAAGAATATAATGCGATCAAAGATATTGACGGAAATGAGTATCATAACGAAATGCTTTACTTTTTCAAAAAACAAATTCCGGCTAAGAAAAGTTCTAATGATATTTATTGTTCTGAAAAAGAATTGAGTGCTCAAAGAAATTATATAATTGGAAGTGATTGGACATATTATAATATCTATATGGGATCTAATCAATCTGATAAAGTTTTAACTGATCTAAAGGAAGAACTTGATGTATTAGTAGAAAACAAAAGTATTGACAAGTGGTTTTTTATTAGATATAACGATCCAGACTATCATTTAAGATTAAGAATTTTCAGCAATAAACAATCATCAATACCTCATTTAGCTTTAAATAAAGTATTCAATGCCTTATATCAAGATAAACGAATCATAGATATTTCTCAAAATACTTATAAAAGAGAATTAGAAAGGTATGGGGCGAAAACTATCGAGCCTGTTGAAAGTATATTCTTTCACGACAGCATGATGTTGACAGAATTGTTAACAGTAATCACTCATAATTATCAAAATCCTGAAGAGATCAAATGGAAAGCGGGAATTTATATTGTACACAAATATATAGAAGCATTTAATATTTCTTTGGAAGACGCTTGTCAATATGCAAGCAATGTTTGTGATTACTTTACTAACGAATTTTCGTTCAGCAGGGAAACAATCGTCCAGCTAGATAAGGATTATAATCAAAAGAGAATCTATTATAAGAATCTTATAGATGAAAAGAAAGTAGAAGATATAGAAGAAGGAGAAATATTATTTCAAATTATAGATCATTACTTTAGCTTAATAAGGGAAGAAATAATCCTGCATCAGCTTTCTCATGATAAATTAGTAGAAAGTATTATACATATGAGTGTCAATAGGCTTTTTACTAATAAACAAAGACTATACGAGTTTTCATTATACCATATCCTTAAAAGATATTATAATCAAAAGATCAATCAGAATAAAGTAAAAAAGCCGGTTGAGATTTTAGCAAAATAA
- a CDS encoding lanthionine synthetase C family protein: MKTKHINISNIIHELEQDITENVFNTNDNSLFNGRAGVLILYYLLYENTQDSQYIDKIGDVITQIFQDINEDNYSGGNSFCNGLAGIGYALNLLKKKKIISEEFEVVLKDFDTILLQEIDACLHNKKFDFLHGGLGIALCLLERASENVLLQEKIDSFFSKYIFIVEEQIKKDNSLEFFDESGDYTAKYNLGMAHGLISNLCLLIKYSNQISHDVRSIIKAISDKILEFYKKENSCQFPSIIYTNRESTYNAPLGWCYGDNIIALGLLKSAVFLEDSYLYSIAEQVAINALKRDHERFVVKDAMICHGTAGVSYIYEKLYKITSNEKLKESSQKWFETTLDFYSVDEKSHSYKTYVGDDEYTSTISLLNGKIGIAIMLLMRENSNLDSDWDNILLLN, translated from the coding sequence ATGAAAACAAAACATATAAATATCAGCAATATTATACACGAGCTGGAACAAGATATAACAGAGAATGTATTTAATACTAATGATAACTCTCTATTCAATGGTAGAGCCGGTGTATTGATTTTATATTATTTATTATATGAGAACACTCAAGATTCTCAATACATTGATAAAATTGGAGATGTAATTACCCAAATTTTTCAAGATATCAATGAAGATAATTATTCTGGTGGCAATTCATTTTGCAATGGTTTGGCAGGAATAGGATATGCCCTGAATCTTTTAAAAAAGAAAAAAATAATTTCAGAAGAATTTGAAGTCGTTTTAAAAGATTTTGACACCATTTTATTGCAAGAAATTGATGCCTGCCTTCACAATAAAAAGTTTGATTTCTTACATGGCGGATTGGGAATAGCACTTTGCCTGTTAGAGAGGGCAAGTGAAAATGTCTTATTACAAGAAAAAATTGATAGTTTTTTTTCAAAATATATTTTCATTGTAGAAGAGCAAATAAAAAAAGATAATAGTTTGGAATTCTTTGATGAATCAGGAGATTATACAGCTAAATATAATTTGGGAATGGCTCATGGACTCATTTCAAACTTATGTCTCCTTATAAAATATTCAAACCAGATATCTCATGATGTAAGATCCATAATTAAGGCCATTTCAGATAAGATATTGGAATTTTATAAAAAAGAAAACTCTTGTCAATTTCCAAGTATTATCTATACAAACAGGGAAAGTACATATAACGCTCCATTAGGATGGTGTTACGGAGACAATATTATTGCATTGGGATTATTAAAAAGTGCTGTCTTTCTGGAAGACTCCTATCTCTATTCTATAGCAGAGCAAGTTGCAATTAATGCATTGAAGAGAGACCATGAACGATTCGTTGTTAAAGATGCCATGATCTGCCACGGTACTGCAGGTGTTTCGTACATCTACGAAAAATTGTATAAAATTACCTCGAATGAAAAATTAAAGGAATCATCTCAAAAATGGTTTGAAACTACTCTCGATTTTTACTCAGTAGACGAAAAGTCTCATAGTTATAAAACTTATGTTGGAGATGATGAATATACCAGTACTATATCATTACTCAATGGAAAAATTGGGATAGCAATTATGCTATTAATGCGAGAAAACAGTAATCTAGATTCAGATTGGGATAATATTTTATTATTAAACTAA
- a CDS encoding class I lanthipeptide encodes MKKQVSLGKLSLNKEKIAQLSAEGMSIVKGGNFGGSTCAGFTCGWCTSTMDSSTTKPPKPEEGLEPQG; translated from the coding sequence ATGAAAAAACAAGTATCATTAGGCAAATTAAGCTTAAACAAGGAAAAAATCGCTCAACTAAGTGCAGAGGGAATGTCAATTGTAAAAGGAGGAAATTTTGGAGGTAGCACTTGTGCCGGGTTTACTTGTGGATGGTGTACATCTACAATGGATTCTTCTACTACAAAACCACCTAAACCAGAAGAAGGACTAGAGCCTCAAGGTTAA
- a CDS encoding helix-turn-helix domain-containing protein, whose product MHNDRISDAKIISKYYLNKAKVEKNAGEISEGYILAHFNQNLKNALIYIDSAFINKKGLDQNIYPARLYLLRGNLYFRNDSLKPAFNNYMLGLKFAKEKNNKRQIAFANINIAYLNNYIGKHTEAAKILKFYFDNGIYLNENERNQIHYNLADTYIEINKMDSAKILIQKGIQFSLKNKNTYQYHQYLFLDGFYNLKLKKFNLAIEQLLKCKKFFAKSENDLNINYTLLNLGKAYDGLKEKNKAAESFASVDSIVQKSNNTFPELREVYTYLINYYKGNNNKEKQLYYIDRFLTVDKVLDSQFRYISRELPRQYDTPQLLKEKENIINDLQNRKKILYISISILFIGLLVLLYLYKKSKNSEKRHREIAQKLIHSIEEKNNAFTEPEPNVIITEISDKKIPFNQIESKSKSIPEEVVQFILKGLENFETKQQFLKKGITLSSLAKTLKTNSAYLSDVINTYKEKNFASYLNDLRINYALTRLVHDKKFRSYKLSVISEELGYNNEQAFSIAFKKKTGTTLSIYIKEVEKSHNQN is encoded by the coding sequence ATGCATAATGATAGAATTAGTGATGCTAAAATAATTTCAAAATATTACTTAAATAAAGCAAAAGTTGAAAAAAATGCTGGTGAAATATCTGAAGGATACATTCTTGCACATTTTAATCAAAATCTTAAAAATGCTTTAATTTATATAGATAGTGCCTTTATCAACAAAAAAGGGCTAGATCAAAATATTTATCCGGCAAGGCTATATTTGTTACGAGGTAATTTGTATTTCCGAAATGATAGTTTAAAGCCTGCATTCAATAATTATATGTTAGGGCTGAAATTCGCAAAAGAGAAAAATAATAAAAGACAAATAGCTTTTGCCAATATCAATATAGCCTATTTAAACAACTATATAGGTAAACACACAGAAGCTGCCAAAATTTTAAAATTTTATTTTGACAACGGTATATATTTAAATGAAAATGAACGTAATCAGATCCATTATAATTTAGCCGACACTTATATAGAGATTAATAAAATGGACTCTGCTAAAATACTTATTCAAAAGGGTATTCAATTTTCACTAAAAAATAAAAACACTTATCAATATCATCAATACTTATTTTTAGATGGTTTTTACAATTTAAAACTTAAAAAATTTAATCTTGCAATTGAACAATTATTAAAATGCAAAAAATTCTTTGCAAAAAGTGAAAATGATCTCAATATCAATTATACTTTATTAAACCTGGGTAAAGCTTATGATGGCTTGAAAGAAAAAAATAAAGCTGCAGAAAGTTTTGCTTCAGTAGATTCCATAGTACAGAAAAGCAATAACACATTCCCTGAACTTCGTGAAGTATACACTTATCTGATTAACTATTACAAAGGAAATAATAATAAAGAAAAACAGCTTTATTATATAGATCGTTTCTTAACCGTTGACAAGGTACTCGACTCACAATTCAGATATATTTCAAGGGAATTACCTCGCCAATATGATACTCCCCAACTATTAAAAGAAAAAGAGAATATAATTAATGATTTACAAAACAGAAAAAAAATTCTCTACATCTCAATAAGTATATTATTTATTGGTCTTTTAGTCCTCTTATATCTATATAAAAAATCTAAAAACTCGGAAAAACGGCATCGAGAAATTGCTCAGAAATTAATTCATTCCATAGAAGAAAAGAATAATGCGTTTACAGAACCAGAGCCTAATGTCATAATTACTGAGATCTCTGATAAAAAGATACCATTTAATCAAATTGAATCTAAATCTAAATCAATTCCTGAAGAAGTTGTACAGTTTATTTTAAAGGGATTAGAAAATTTCGAGACCAAGCAACAATTTTTGAAAAAGGGAATTACACTTAGTAGTCTGGCAAAAACTTTAAAAACAAATTCTGCCTATTTATCGGATGTTATTAATACATATAAGGAAAAAAATTTCGCATCATACCTTAATGATCTTCGTATTAATTATGCGTTAACAAGATTAGTTCATGATAAAAAGTTTAGATCTTACAAGCTTTCTGTCATTTCAGAGGAGTTGGGATACAATAATGAACAAGCATTTTCCATTGCTTTTAAGAAAAAAACAGGAACTACACTTTCCATTTACATTAAAGAGGTAGAAAAATCCCATAATCAGAATTAA